Proteins found in one Crassostrea angulata isolate pt1a10 chromosome 3, ASM2561291v2, whole genome shotgun sequence genomic segment:
- the LOC128176568 gene encoding glutathione-specific gamma-glutamylcyclotransferase 1-like, which yields MSKKADLLSGIDEEDQENQTLVFKVFGYGSLLWKVNFNYSSRDHGHIKGFQRKFWQNNKTHRGTEEKPGRVAILHKAKEDDKLCGAMFTIKGASDIEDAKQKLDTRETVLGGYISIPTTFYDECGVKSDVTVFTATPDNDLYVGQICDHPHDDVEHIATQVVDAKGRAGTNAEYVIRLADYVRRHFPNEDDEHLFLLEKKVTEKLRNRSRTIQINYDHMNDINHHDI from the exons ATGTCGAAGAAAGCAGACTTGTTGAGTGGTATCGATGAAGAAGACCAAGAAAACCAAACTCTGGTCTTCAAAGTGTTTGGTTACGGGTCTCTTCTGTGGAAAGTGAACTTTAATTACTCTTCTCGTGATCATGGTCATATCAAAGGGTTCCAGAGAAAATTCTGGCAGAATAACAAGACTCATCGAGGGACAGAAGAAAAG CCCGGACGAGTAGCCATTCTTCACAAAGCTAAAGAAGAC gaTAAGCTCTGTGGCGCAATGTTTACCATTAAGGGTGCATCAGACATTGAGGATGCCAAACAGAAATTGGATACACGGGAAACAGTGCTCGGTGGTTACATCTCAATTCCGACCACGTTCTACGATGAATGTGGTGTCAAGTCCGACGTCACTGTATTTACAGCTACCCCTGACAACGACCTCTATGTGGGACAGATTTGTGATCATCCTCATGATGACGTAGAACATATAGCTACACAGGTTGTCGACGCAAAAGGCCGCGCTGGAACCAATGCAGAATATGTCATCAGACTGGCAGATTATGTTAGAAGACATTTTCCAAACGAGGACGAcgaacatttatttttgctcgAGAAAAAAGTCACCGAAAAATTGAGAAATCGTTCGCGGACAATTCAAATCAACTACGATCATATGAATGATATTAATCATcatgatatttga